gatggggtgatccccccaccctatgacaacgagcatgatgggggtgatcccccccacccctatggcaataataatgatgggggtgatccccccaccctatgacaatgagcatgatgggggtgatccccccccacccaacccctatggcaataataatgatgggggtgaccccccccaacccctatggcaataataatgatgggggtgatcccccccaccctatgacaacgagcatgatgggggtgatccccccccaacccctatggcaataataatgatgggggtgatccccccaccctatgacaacgagcatgatgggggtgatgccccctcccctatgacaacgagcatgatgggggtgatcccccctcccctatgacaacgagcatgatgggggtgatacccccccaacccctatggcaataataatgatgggggtgatccccccccaccctatgacaacgagcatgatgggggtgatccccaacccctatggcaataataatgatgggtgtgatccccccaccctatgacaacgagcatgatgggggtgatgccccctcccctatgacaacgagcatgatgggggtgatgccccctcccctatgacaacgagcgtgatgggggtgatcccccctcccctatggcaacgagcgtgatgggggtgatcccccctcccctatgacaacgagcatgatgggggtgatacccccccaacccctatggcaataataatgatgggggtgatccccccccaccctatgacaacgagcatgatgggggtgatccccccccaacccctatggcaataataatgatgggggtgatccccccaccctatgacaacgagcatgatgggtgtgatcccccccccaacccctatggcaataataatgatggggtgatccccccaccctatgacaacgagcatgatgggggtgatccccccaacccctatggcaataataatgatgggggttatCCTTACTCTCCGCCACTGTTTTGTTGATGGTCCTAATATATATATCGGACAGTAGAGGCATTGCCCAAAATAGCACCCCCATCGACCATCTCATTATAACTGTTATTCACACCTTATTACATGGAATTGTGTACCCTTCAAATGAATACCATGAATACTATTTTAATTCTCAAAatatctaattttttattttgttaaaacaGGTATAAGAATGGATAGTGACTCGCATCAAGTATCATCGAGTGCGTCAACGACAAGAGCTGAAAAAGTAATAAACTTATTACATTTGCATTTTAATTTTGACTACAATTTATTTGATaattctgattatttttttttttgtcatgtctAGTTGGAATGGATAAAAAAGCGTCTCCAAGAAAAATATGGTTGTCCTGACAATTCAGAACCCTGTTTTCCTGAAAACCCCACTAGACCCTCAAACTCGGAGGCCAACGTTGAAATTGAAGAGTCGGACTACAGACTTGGAAATAAGCTATGGTGTACTTGTAACAATTGTGAACCAATGCCAACGCCAGTCGAATCAATATGCTGCCAAGAAGTCTCAAATATTGAACCTTATTTAGAAGAAATGGGATGTATAATCGAACATGACTACTTTCATCAATTCTGTCAAGATCGAGGAAAAGTGGAGGTGTCGATGAGGTCAATAGGTCAAGTGTTGCATCCACCCCCGGACAAAGATTTGAACAGGTTAGTAAATGTTTGTAAAGGATGGTTCAACAGATTATTGAATTGATTCAAAAACCTGAATTTGGCTTTTCAGTTTCTATTCAATTCTATGTAAACCTGATaatttgtttaaaaataaaagtttttaaagtaTTTACTATTTCATTATAGGCTACTCAGAAAAACAGCTTATCGTGGGTTCACAGCTTGGATACATGGCTATCTTGGCGTGGCCAAAAGAAGACCAATTCCTTCTTGTGCTGTTTCCGTCATAAGAAAAGTTTTCCCTGACCCAGAGCAGGATTATTGTGGGTTTCTGATGTTTAGAGAAGAGCCAGCGGAGTATCTTGCCATGGAGtagataaagggcatctgtcatcataATTGAACCTATTACagtggctgacctgttacgtgtgcaCTTGTTCAATGAATCCATATATACTCGttccttgattttttttatttgtccaaaATTCACCAACGAATTATGTTGTACTACACGCAAATGAGACTATATTTGCAACATTTGGGTCGTCGTTAGACCTCTGCTCTCATCATGGATGCGGAACGGGACACCTTGGAAGCACTACCTTACTGGTTCAGGCGGGTTTCGTCCTATACTTACGgtcggatcgtggacccattaaagtaaatcgATCCGCTGCATGGCAATGGGGCACACACGTTCTTGTAAACTAGGACTAACAGCGACGACCATGTTTCTTATAGAGATTTTTTTCTGTGTCTATTTAccctttttctcccaaaaaatactaaataaatctTATTTTATGATAATAAAATAACTTTTACTGGaatattgttatttattatataataaCACTTGAACAGGATTGTCGAAATATAATGAAACCGCATAAAACATGTCACCATTGTTACAAACTATTTACTatacaaataaatacatttcataaaattatttttaaaatgaataCTTGGGCTCTTTCAAATGAACGTTTGGTTCTTCACGCTCGCCTATTTtcagatacgcaaaacacggatgctacCTGTGTGCCTTCCACTATTGGCTGAAGGCTCAGCCCATAATGAACAGACATATTCTTGTACTCAAAACTGACAAGAAGAGGACAAGTTGCATTATTTTTGAAGTGACTCGTAACAGAGACGGATGCTGACAACACATGTAGTGCTGTCCGTCTACATAAGCAAGTAAAAGGCCTGTAAACAGAACCATAAAAACGTTCTTTTTAAAGAGACCTAAGTCATACTACCTGTATACACTTGTGCATCCAaacaaaatctaaaataaaaatttagaactatatataaatatatatatatattttaacaagGCCTCCTCCATATCCCCTCATAGCCTTGACCAATCCtcacacataatttttttggaCATTTacatataaattttattttttttgaagaaaATACTTTCccttcaaaatatatatatttatataaatctgTCCAAAaacgtatatatttatatataatttatttagcaAATATTACTTGATAtataccagggatgtcaaactcgtggccctccagctgttgcaaaactacaactcccatcatgcctgggcatactacagctatcagggaatgatgagagttgtagttttgtaacatctggagggccatgagtttgagaTCCATGATTTATACATATCATACAAAAATTATTTAGTTCCTGACATGGTTACAGCAAATGCAAGTTGTAAAAAAAGCATCAGAGGTCTCGGCAAGGTTGTGGCTCTTCACACCGCTGTGCGCTGACATGTTGTCCGCTGTCTTGAGTCCAGGTCGTGTCAAGAATGGGGTGGTACTGGTTCTCCACCTGAGTGAGAAAAGTACTGGTAAGGCATTGGATGTAGAGGTAAAGAAGCAGATACAAACCGGTCCTCAACGGGATAGTCAAATAACTACCACCTACCGTGGAGACGCTGATACAAATCACACTCCACAGCTAGAGAGCTTTCCTACCACGCGCCGGCTGTCCACCTGTTCAAAAAAGTCTGGAAAggtccaggaaaaaaatatacttttaaaAAACGCAACCGAAGCATCAGAGGTCTCGGCAAGGTTGTGGCTCTTCACACCGCTGTATGCTGACATGTTGTCCGCTGTCTTGAGTCCAGGTCGTGTCAAGAATGGGGTGGTACTGGTTCTCCACCTGAGTGAGAAAAGTACTGGTAAGGCATTGGATGTAGAGGTAAAGAAGCAGACACAAACCGGTCCTCAACGGGATAGTCAAATAACTACCACCTACCGTGGAGACGCTGATACAAATCACACTCCACGGCTAGAGAGCTTTCCTACCACGCGCCGGCTGTCCACCTGTTCAAAAaagtctggaaaaaaaatacattgaaagGTTCAAGCATTTTCAATTTCAAGTATTTGTGGCACTTTACGATTCACAAATCACTTTTTCTCAAAAACCACTCTGTAAAGTACATGATGtgtaaaatatagattttatagatttagataatagaaaaataaaataatacttaccttatAAATAGTTGATGTCGAGTTGATACCGCATGTCCTCTACTTCATTGTTGAGCTGCACATATAAAATAACTTTTCAAATAGTGAAAATTAATAACAAGAATAACTAGTAAACGTAACTAAACCGGAAAGTAACGGATGAGCTAAACAAAATTTTGGAACTTAATTTAAAAATGATTAATTTTTGGTTTTTATggattttaaattatttattttttgccaaatcTAGACCAATGTTGACGTACAATATCAGCTTTTTTTGGGCGCTCAACATTTGCTATGTTAGGCGGAAGATCGGGTGTTCGACTGTTCCATTCTGGAGTTATGTCTCCCAAGGCTATTTTCAAACAGTCGACTAAAATATTCTCGACATGTTGTACACTCATCGGTTCATAGACGTTTTTCACCGTCCAGCGTTTTCTTCCCTTTGGCAAAATTAATTTTG
This is a stretch of genomic DNA from Bufo gargarizans isolate SCDJY-AF-19 chromosome 3, ASM1485885v1, whole genome shotgun sequence. It encodes these proteins:
- the LOC122932907 gene encoding uncharacterized protein LOC122932907, producing the protein MDSDSHQVSSSASTTRAEKLEWIKKRLQEKYGCPDNSEPCFPENPTRPSNSEANVEIEESDYRLGNKLWCTCNNCEPMPTPVESICCQEVSNIEPYLEEMGCIIEHDYFHQFCQDRGKVEVSMRSIGQVLHPPPDKDLNRLLRKTAYRGFTAWIHGYLGVAKRRPIPSCAVSVIRKVFPDPEQDYCGFLMFREEPAEYLAME